Proteins from one Megalops cyprinoides isolate fMegCyp1 chromosome 11, fMegCyp1.pri, whole genome shotgun sequence genomic window:
- the f10 gene encoding coagulation factor X gives MKRLIHGCLLLLLLQQTTAKVFLQSQDANQVLSRTRRANSPFEEFRQGNMERECIEERCSQEEAREIFENDERTNEFWNVYYDGDSCESQPCLNQGLCKDGIGAYKCFCHPGFQGLNCEIEIPLLCMNDNGHCHHFCHVQMDRVQCSCADGYFLGEDGRTCLSHEPFKCGRRKSVNTRSNLPRQRFNATVHSHVTTEIHTIETYNNAHNITNSTQSLNETKTETFEDYNEEAATGSRIVNGEDCPAGDCPWQALLVNEEDIGFCGGTVLNDYFILSAAHCMNQSRTFYIVLGDFDREVKEPHEAVYEVDQVLTHRRYIPETYHNDIALIKLQKPIKFSPYILPACLPDNEFAEQVLMKQPDGMVSGFGRVREGGRQATVLQRLTVPYVDRGICIESSQFKITSRMFCAGYDKEEKDACQGDSGGPHVTLFRDTWYVTGVVSWGEGCAREGKYGVYTQVSKYIGWIRIVMERFNPKGSGHSSKGKDEDW, from the exons ATGAAACGCCTCATCCACGGCTGtcttctcctccttctgctTCAGCAGACCACTGCCAAGG TCTTCCTTCAGAGTCAAGATGCTAATCAAGTGCTGAGCCGGACGCGTCGGGCCAACAGCCCATTTGAGGAGTTCCGTCAGGGGAACATGGAGCGGGAGTGCATCGAGGAGAGGTGCAGCCAGGAGGAGGCCAGGGAGATATTTGAGAACGACGAGCGGACA AATGAGTTCTGGAATGTCTACTATG ACGGAGATTCCTGTGAGTCCCAGCCCTGCCTCAACCAGGGTCTTTGCAAGGATGGAATCGGGGCGTACAAGTGCTTCTGCCACCCTGGATTCCAGGGCTTAAACTGCGAGATAG AGATCCCACTGCTGTGCATGAACGACAACGGACACTGCCACCACTTCTGCCACGTACAGATGGACAGGGTCCAGTGCTCCTGCGCAGACGGGTACTTCCTGGGAGAAGATGGAAGGACCTGCCTTTCCCatg AGCCTTTTAAATGTGGACGTCGGAAATCTGTGAACACCAGGAGTAACCTTCCCAGACAACGTTTTAACGCCACAGTGCACAGCCATGTTACCACGGAGATACATACTATAGAAACATATAACAACGCACATAATATAACCAACAGTACCCAAAGCCTGAATGAAACGAAGACAGAAACATTTGAGGACTACAATGAGGAGGCGGCTACAGGCTCGCGTATTGTGAATGGGGAAGACTGTCCTGCAGGAGACTGCCCTTGGCAG GCTCTGTTGGTGAATGAGGAGGATATTGGATTCTGTGGTGGGACTGTCCTGAATGACTACTTCATCTTATCTGCAGCACATTGTATGAACCAGTCACGGACATTCTACATCGTTCTGG GAGATTTTGACAGGGAGGTGAAGGAACCACACGAGGCCGTGTATGAGGTGGACCAGGTGCTCACGCACAGGCGCTACATCCCGGAGACGTACCACAACGACATCGCCCTCATCAAGCTGCAGAAGCCCATAAAGTTCTCTCCGTACATCCTGCCAGCCTGCCTCCCAGACAACGAGTTCGCGGAGCAGGTGCTGATGAAGCAGCCAGATGGCATGGTCAGCGGGTTTGGGAGGGTGCGTGAGGGCGGCCGCCAGGCCACCGTCCTGCAGCGGCTGACCGTGCCCTACGTGGACCGCGGCATCTGCATCGAGTCCAGCCAGTTCAAGATCACCAGCCGCATGTTTTGTGCCGGCTATGACAAAGAGGAGAAGGACGCCTGTCAAGGGGACAGCGGCGGTCCCCACGTCACCCTGTTCAGGGACACGTGGTACGTCACGGGCGTGGtgagctggggggaggggtgtgcgCGGGAAGGAAAGTACGGCGTCTACACGCAGGTATCCAAGTACATTGGCTGGATCCGGATCGTTATGGAGAGATTCAATCCAAAGGGGAGTGGACACAGTTCCAAGGGAAAAGATGAGGACTGGTGA